From a region of the Cyanobacteriota bacterium genome:
- a CDS encoding DUF3143 domain-containing protein has product MTTPTADTPLYNHPLPAIERWLEAKGCKQDSEQRHCWTVEYPDWRAELWLDREELTVRYLKAGSDGRDIQRAFPYSLSRQDIEDAVFSGP; this is encoded by the coding sequence ATGACAACACCAACTGCTGATACACCACTTTACAACCATCCCTTACCAGCCATTGAACGCTGGCTAGAAGCAAAGGGGTGCAAACAAGACAGTGAACAACGTCACTGCTGGACGGTGGAATATCCCGATTGGCGGGCCGAGCTGTGGCTAGATCGGGAAGAGTTAACAGTGCGCTATCTCAAAGCCGGAAGTGACGGACGAGACATCCAGCGGGCCTTCCCCTACTCTCTCAGCCGTCAAGACATAGAAGATGCCGTATTTTCGGGGCCTTGA
- a CDS encoding J domain-containing protein — MGEQPGSSQQGTSLTDNRLQAENYYAVLQLPITASIEDIRRVYRELSKLYHPDTTNLPTAYATAKFRQLNEAYNVLNDPDSRRAYDRQLSQILLRTMATSSLTTKPTPPRKSSAYLDPNDRPLSSGEVFALFIMAVSLVACLLLAIAIGILRGNTPAYSSVHPLSFASVSITVQLTANYKAYDNTNC; from the coding sequence ATGGGAGAGCAACCAGGGTCATCCCAGCAAGGGACTTCACTCACTGACAACCGACTCCAAGCAGAGAATTACTATGCGGTATTGCAGCTACCTATAACAGCCTCGATCGAGGACATTCGCCGAGTCTATCGAGAGTTGAGCAAACTCTACCATCCGGATACCACTAATTTGCCTACTGCCTACGCTACTGCTAAGTTTCGGCAACTTAACGAAGCCTATAACGTCCTCAACGACCCTGACAGTCGGCGTGCCTACGATCGTCAGCTTAGTCAGATCCTTCTGCGCACCATGGCAACCTCTAGCCTGACCACGAAGCCAACTCCACCCCGAAAATCCTCGGCATATCTGGATCCTAATGACCGTCCCCTATCCTCTGGTGAAGTGTTTGCGCTGTTTATCATGGCAGTGTCTTTAGTAGCCTGCCTATTGCTTGCGATCGCGATCGGCATTCTGCGTGGCAATACTCCCGCCTATTCCAGCGTACACCCGCTATCATTTGCTTCTGTAAGCATTACTGTACAGCTCACTGCAAATTATAAGGCCTATGACAACACCAACTGCTGA